A genomic stretch from Mastacembelus armatus chromosome 7, fMasArm1.2, whole genome shotgun sequence includes:
- the grm6a gene encoding glutamate receptor, metabotropic 6a: protein MASSGPTPSPMSLHHVSPRLRRTLGQASLRFSLMLFLWLWIGGQEFQVNASHQHFHPRSIKIPGDITLGGLFPIHARGPHGLPCGELKKEKGIHRMEAMLYALDQINSDHDLLPNITLGARILDTCSRDTYALEQSLTFVQALIQKDTSDIRCSNGEPPIIRKAERVVGVIGASASSVSIMVANILRLFEIPQVSYASTAPELSDNNRYDFFSRVVPPDSYQAQAMLDIVKALGWNYVSTLASEGNYGESGVEAFMQISREAGGVCIAQSVKIPREPTAGEFDKIIKRLMETSNARGVIIFANEDDIKRVLEASKRANLTGHFLFVGSDSWGAKSSPITELEDVAEGAVTILPKRASIDGFDQYFTSRSLENNRRNIWFAEFWEDDFRCKLTRPGIKMDPDKKKCTGEERIGRDSSYEQEGKVQFVIDAVYAVAHALHHMHRDLCPGSFGVCSSMDPVEGNSLLNYIRAVNFNGSAGTSVLFNENGDAPGRYDIFQFQMTNHSHPGYHVIGQWTNTLRLNLEEMQWSGGDKSVPDSICSFPCKPGERKKMVKGVPCCWHCELCDGYQYQLDEFTCETCSSDMRPTTNRTTCRPTPIIKLEWNSPWALVPASIAMLGILATSTVVITFIRFNDTPIVRASGRELSYVLLTGIFLIYLITFLMIAEPGVVVCAFRRLLLGLGMAITYSAMLTKTNRIYRIFEQGKRSVTPPKFISPTSQLAITFILISVQVLGVFVWFAIIPPHTIIDYDELRPPNPDLARGILKCDMSDLSIICCLSYSIVLMVTCTVYAVKSRGVPETFNEAKPIGFTMYTTCIIWLAFIPIFFGTAQSTEKMFIQTATLTVSMSLSAFVSLGMLYMPKVYVIIFHPEQNVQKRKRSFKAVAQSARLSQKSSNEKQNGDVKLEPDRMQ, encoded by the exons ATGGCGTCATCTGGCCCCACCCCCTCTCCCATGTCTCTTCATCATGTCTCGCCGAGGCTTCGACGGACTCTTGGGCAAGCGTCCCTGAGGTTCAGCCTCATGCTTTTTCTCTGGCTGTGGATTGGTGGACAGGAGTTCCAGGTGAACGCCTCCCACCAGCACTTCCACCCCCGCTCCATAAAGATACCTGGAGACATCACTCTGGGAGGGTTATTCCCCATCCATGCTCGTGGCCCACACGGTCTACCCTGTggagagctgaagaaggagaaggGGATCCACCGGATGGAGGCGATGCTCTATGCACTAGACCAAATCAACAGCGACCATGACTTACTGCCCAACATCACACTGGGGGCCCGAATCCTAGACACCTGCTCCAGAGACACCTATGCCCTGGAGCAGTCACTCACCTTTGTTCAGGCACTGATCCAGAAAGATACATCTGATATCCGTTGCTCCAATGGAGAGCCACCCATTATCCGTAAAGCAGAGAGGGTGGTGGGAGTGATTGGAGCGTCGGCCAGCTCAGTGTCCATCATGGTCGCCAACATCCTGCGACTGTTTGAG ATCCCTCAGGTGAGCTATGCATCCACGGCTCCAGAGCTCAGTGATAATAACCGATACGACTTCTTCTCTCGAGTGGTTCCTCCAGACTCATACCAGGCTCAGGCCATGCTGGACATCGTCAAAGCCCTGGGCTGGAACTACGTCTCCACGCTGGCCTCTGAAGGAAACTATGGAGAGAGTGGAGTCGAAGCCTTCATGCAGATCTCTAGAGAGGCTG GTGGGGTCTGCATTGCTCAGTCAGTGAAGATTCCTCGCGAGCCAACGGCTGGAGAGTTTGATAAGATTATCAAACGCCTGATGGAGACGAGTAATGCCAGAGGAGTGATCATCTTTGCCAACGAGGACGACATCAA GCGTGTCCTTGAGGCATCGAAGCGTGCTAACCTGACaggtcacttcctgtttgtgggGTCAGATAGCTGGGGGGCAAAGAGTTCACCAATCACAGAGCTGGAAGACGTTGCTGAGGGCGCTGTCACCATCCTGCCTAAACGGGCTTCTATAGACG GTTTCGATCAGTACTTCACATCTCGTTCTCTGGAGAACAACCGCAGGAACATCTGGTTCGCTGAGTTTTGGGAGGATGACTTCAGATGTAAACTAACCCGACCTGGGATCAAAATGGACCCTGACAAGAAAAAATGTACAG GTGAGGAGAGGATCGGCCGGGACTCTTCCTATGAGCAGGAGGGTAAAGTTCAGTTTGTGATTGACGCAGTTTATGCCGTTGCTCATGCTCTGCACCACATGCACCGGGATCTGTGTCCAGGCAGCTTTGGAGTCTGCAGCAGCATGGACCCTGTAGAGGGAAACTCACTGCTTAATTACATCAGAGCTGTCAACTTCAATG GAAGTGCGGGTACGAGTGTTTTGTTTAATGAGAATGGAGACGCTCCCGGTCGCTACGACATATTCCAGTTTCAgatgaccaatcacagccaccCTGGTTACCATGTCATTGGCCAGTGGACCAATACCCTGAGACTCAAT ctggagGAGATGCAGTGGTCGGGTGGAGATAAATCAGTCCCAGACTCCATCTGTAGTTTTCCATGTAAaccaggagagaggaagaagatggtGAAGGGAGTTCCTTGCTGCTGGCACTGTGAG ctctgtgacGGGTATCAGTACCAGCTGGATGAGTTTACCTGTGAGACCTGTTCATCAGACATGCGTCCCACTACCAACAGAACCACCTGTCGCCCAACTCCAATCATCAAACTTGAATGGAACTCACCCTGGGCCCTAGTGCCTGCCTCCATAGCGATGCTTGGTATCCTAGCAACCAGCACTGTGGTAATCACTTTCATCCGCTTCAATGACACGCCCATTGTCAGGGCGTCAGGCCGGGAGCTCAGCTATGTCTTACTTACAG gTATCTTCTTGATCTACCTGATCACCTTCCTAATGATTGCAGAGCCAGGTGTAGTGGTTTGTGCATTCCGGCGCCTTCTTCTGGGCCTTGGCATGGCCATCACTTACTCTGCCATGTTGACCAAAACCAATCGCATCTATCGCATCTTTGAACAGGGCAAGAGGTCAGTGACCCCGCCCAAATTTATCAGCCCCACCTCCCAACTTGCCATCACCTTCATCCTCATCTCTGTACAG GTCCTTGGTGTATTTGTATGGTTCGCCATCATTCCTCCTCACACCATAATCGACTACGATGAGCTCCGCCCCCCGAACCCTGACTTGGCCCGAGGCATCCTGAAGTGTGACATGTCTGACCTGTCAATCATCTGCTGCCTCAGTTACAGTATTGTGCTGATG gtaacatgtacagtatatgctgtGAAGAGTCGTGGTGTCCCGGAGACATTTAATGAAGCAAAGCCGATTGGCTTCACCATGTATACAACCTGCATCATCTGGCTTGCCTTCATACCGATCTTCTTTGGTACTGCCCAGTCTACAGAGAAG ATGTTTATTCAAACAGCCACTCTGACCGTGTCCATGTCTCTCAGCGCGTTCGTCTCTCTTGGGATGCTCTACATGCCGAAGGTTTACGTCATCATTTTCCATCCCGAGCAGAACGTccagaagaggaagagaagctTCAAG GCTGTTGCCCAGAGTGCCAGGCTGTCTCAAAAATCTTCAAATGAGAAACAGAACGGAGATGTGAAGCTTGAACCGGACAGAATGCAGTAG
- the tsr2 gene encoding pre-rRNA-processing protein TSR2 homolog produces the protein MAASAASRELFKEGVRAVLHTWPVLQIAVDNGFGGVYGQQKADWMVDVVQQYFHDNADLQQSEVEDFIAELMDQEFDTVIDDGSLPQVSISLLQMFSQWQQGALQQLQHTIDTLTKKSQRAKVTAPPTPSDDDSDDEAQVMECETSSSSASRTDAPSQDEEDGWTVVRKKK, from the exons ATGGCGGCCTCCGCAGCTTCACGTGAACTCTTTAAGGAGGGAGTGAGAGCAGTTCTTCACACCTGGCCCGTTCTACAG ATCGCGGTGGATAATGGCTTCGGAGGCGTGTACGGGCAGCAGAAAGCGGATTGGATGGTGGATGTTGTTCAGCAGTATTTCCATGACAACG CTGACCTGCAGCAGAGTGAGGTTGAGGATTTCATTGCAGAACTGATGGATCAGGAGTTTGACACAGTGATAGATGATGGGAGTTTAcctcag GTGTCAATCAGTCTGCTGCAGATGTTTAGTCAGTGgcagcagggggcgctgcagcagctccagcacaCCATCGACACCCTGACAAAGAAGAGTCAGAGAGCAAAGGTCACAGCTCCCCCCACACCGtctgatgatgacagtgatgatgaagCACAG GTGATGGAGTGCGAAACATCCAGTTCATCAGCCAGCAGGACAGATGCTCCTTCTCAGGATGAAGAGGATGGGTGGACGGTGGTGAGGAAGAAAAAGTAA
- the rad51c gene encoding DNA repair protein RAD51 homolog 3 codes for MQRPVSSLCLSPSVKVKLVSSGFQVTADLLNLKPLQLSKESGLSQEEALEVLQAARRDGGGDETTTGAAGGMSASLTALELLQQEEEMRSIVTFSSQLDAALGGGIPLGKSTEICGTPGVGKTQLCLQLAVDVQVPQCFGGNGGQVIYIDTEGSFLVQRVVDMATAAVRHCSLLVEDDEQRVAITTFTVETILSNIFLVRCHDYVELLAELHLLPDFLLDHPMVRLLVIDSIAFPFRQFEDLSQRTRLLQGLAQQLVALSTRHHIAVVLTNQMTTRLRGSQSQLVPALGESWGHAPTIRLLLQWDGPRRLAAIIKSPGHMDATVQFQITSEGFRDVDQPEQSQSKRPRTDNDQLNADQRDVCC; via the exons ATGCAGCGACCGGTGTCCAGTTTATGCCTGAGTCCCAGTGTAAAAGTTAAACTGGTCAGCTCTGGTTTCCAGGTCACCGCAGACCTGCTGAACCTTAAACCGCTTCAGCTCAGCAAAG AGAGTGGCCTGTCCCAGGAGGAGGCACTAGAGGTGCTACAGGCTGcgaggagagatggaggaggtgatgaaacaacaacaggagcagcaggaggaatgTCAGCCTCTCTGACAgctctggagctgctgcagcaggaagaggagatgAGGAGCATCGTGACTTTCTCCTCTCAGCTGGATGCTGCTCTCGGAGGGGGAATTCCTCTTGGAAAATCTACAGAAATCTGCGGAACTCCAGGAGTTGGAAAAACACAGTTGtg tCTGCAGCTGGCAGTGGACGTCCAGGTGCCACAATGTTTCGGCGGTAACGGAGGTCAGGTGATCTACATCGACACTGAGGGTAGCTTCCTGGTGCAGAGAGTCGTCGACATGgccactgctgctgtcagacacTGCTCCTTATTGGTTGAAGACGACGAACAGCGAGTTGCTATAACAACCTTCACCGTGGAGACCATACTGTCCAACATCTTTTTG GTCCGTTGCCATGACTACGTGGAGCTGTTGGCTGAGCTGCATCTGCTACCTGACTTCTTATTGGACCACCCAATGGTCCGACTCCTGGTGATTGACAGCATTGCGTTTCCATTCAGACAGTTTGAGGACTTGTCCCAGAGGACACGTCTCCTTCAGGGTCTCGCCCAGCAGCTCGTTGCTCTGTCAACCAGACACCATATTGCTGTGGTGCTCACCAACCAGATGACCACACGGCTGCGGGGCAGCCAATCACAACTCGTTCCTGCCCTTGGGGAAAGTTGGGGACACGCCCCTACAATCAGACTGCTCCTCCAATGGGACGGGCCACGGCGGCTTGCGGCCATCATTAAATCTCCAGGTCACATGGATGCCACCGTCCAATTCCAGATCACCTCCGAAGGCTTCAGAGACGTTGACCAACCAGAGCAGTCGCAGAGTAAACGCCCCCGAACAGATAATGACCAATTAAATGCCGATCAGAGAGACGTCTGCTGCTAA